The sequence GAGCTACCCCTATGCCCCCTTCACTCAAGTCATGGGCGGTGCGGATCCAGGCCTGGGCGATGCCCTCTCGACAAATTTTTTGCACCTGTTGTTCTAGCTCTAAATCTAAATAGGGTGGTTTACCCGTGACCTGATCATGGATCGTGGCCAAATATTCCGAGCCACCTAGGGAAATGGCCTCTGTTGTAGTCTTGGGTGTAAGAGGTTCTCCGAGTAAATAAATCAGATCCCCGGATTTTGCCCAACCTTGTCCGACTGTTTTCCGCACATCTGTAACGCGACCGACCATACCCACGACCGGAGTTGGATAGATGGCCTGGGGTTTCCCGTCTGCATCCAGCGTTTCGTTATAGAGAGAGACATTTCCCCCAGTCACAGGTGTATTCAAGACGCGACAGGCCTGGGAGAGTCCCCGACAGGCTTCCGATAGTTGCCAATAGCCCAAGGGTTGTTCTGGACTACCAAAGTTCAGGTTATCCGTCACCGCCAAGGGTTCCGCCCCGACACAACTCAGGTTCCGGGCAGCTTCGGCCACTGCGGCAATGGCTCCTTGGTAGGGATCGAGATAGACATAGCGGGGATTGCAATCCACTGTCGCTGCCACGCCCACATAGGGATTAGCGAGTTTCTCCCCAGTCACTGGCCGTAAGCGAATCACGGCGGCATCGGCTCCCCCAGGCCCTGTTACCGTATTGTTTTGCACCTGCTGATCATATTGCCGATAAACCCAGGCCTTGGATGCCACTGTGGGAGATGCGAGAAGTTTTAATAAGACCTCAGACCAAGACAAAAATCCTGACGCTAATTCAATTCCGGTTTCAGAAGCAGTGGGGAGTGATGACACCGACCAGGCCTGGGCCTTTTGAACATACTCTGGCGGCTCACTTAAGGATTCTCGGTGATAGATGGGTGTATTTTCAGCCAGGGCCAGGGCCGGAATTTCCGCCGCAATTTCACCTTGATGCCGAATTCGGACAATCGGTTCTGCAATCACCCTTCCAGCGACGACGGCATGAAGTTCCCAGCGTTGGAAAATATCAATGATTTCCTGTTCCCGCCCGGCCTGGGCCACAAATAACATCCGCTCCTGGGATTCAGACAGTAAATATTCGTAGGGGATCATCCCGGATTCCCGCGCCGGAATTAAATCCAAATCCAGATCAATGCCCACCCCCCCTTTAGCCGCCATTTCCGCAGTTGAACAGGTTAACCCCGCCGCTCCCATATCCTGGGCCGCCACAATTGCCCCCGTCTGAAACGCTTCTAAACAGGCCTCAATTAAAGATTTTTCGAGGAAGGGATCCCCAACTTGCACCGCCGGCCGATCCGCTTGGGATTCTTCACTTAATTCCGCACTGGCAAAACTGGCCCCACCCATACCATCCCGGCCCGTAGTTGACCCCACATAAATCACCGGATTGCCAATCCCTCCCGCCCCGGATTTAACAATTTCCGTGGTTTCCATTAGACCTAAGGCCATGACATTAACTAAGGGATTCCCGGAATAAACAGGATCAAAATAAATCTCACCGCCTACGGTAGGGATTCCTGTGCAATTCCCATAGTGAGAAATGCCGGAAACAACCCCATGCACGAGTCGCTGAGTTTTTGGATCCGCTAAATCCCCAAAGCGTAAGGAGTTTAAGAGGGCAATTGGCCTAGCTCCCATTGTGAAAATGTCCCGTAAAATACCCCCAACTCCGGTCGCTGCCCCCTGAAACGGTTCTACGGCTGAGGGGTGATTGTGGGATTCAATCTTAAAGGCCAAGCGCAAGCCTTCGCCTAAGTCCACCACCCCGGCATTTTCCCCAGGCCCCACGAGTATCCGCTCCCCAGTGGTTGGAAACTGCTTGAGTAAGGGGCGAGAATTTTTATAACAGCAATGCTCTGACCACATTACGCCAAACATCCCCAATTCCGCCGGGTTGGGTTTGCGCCCTAATCGGTTGACAATTTCGACATACTCGGCCTGGGTCAGTCGTTCCGCAGCCAGTTGTTTGGGGTCAATTGCAAATTCTGGAGCAAGGTCAGAGGCAGCAGACATAAAGACTTCTTCGTGGAGGCTAACACTGGCATTATCTCAGAGATTCTTAATGGGGAGATTTATCTGGGCCTGTTTATCGAGATTACTTGGGATTTCTGCAAGTCTTAGTAATCAGCCGCCTTACAATAGAAAATGCCTTAGGGCCTGGAGAGGTGGCAGAGTGGTCGAATGCGGCAGACTCGAAATCTGTTGAAGGGTCACACCTTCCGGGGGTTCGAATCCCCCCCTCTCCGTTTGACAACAATCTGAGACAGTCTGAGATTATCTAAAAGTCTTTACTGTCAAAGGGTTTAAGCCTTATTGGTTGTCTAAGTCAGTCTCAATTTATCTAGGGTAAGCTAGGGGTAACTGGGGGTGCTTTTAAGGGTAATACCCCCAGCGGTGAAAGGTGTTACCCCCAATGCTGACAGAACTGGCTATCCGTAAGGCAAAGCCGACTGAGAAACCCCAAAAGCTCTTTGATGGCGGTGGGCTGTATCTAGAAGTCCCGCCCAAGGGAAATAAACGCTCCTGAGCCTGGGGCTTTACCCTGCGATCACTTTGGCAGATGCCAGACAGCAGCGGGATGAGGCTAAGAAGCTATTAGCCAATGGCATAGACCCATCTGTAGAGCGAAAAGCAACCCAGGCCGCCAAGTTTGCCAGTGAGTCGGGACGGTTTGAGGTGGTGGCCAGGGAATGGTTCGGTAAGTTTCACGCTCAATGGGCAGCCAGTCACGCCAAAGTCAATATGCAACGCCTGGAGCGGGATGTATTTCCTTGGTTGGGTGATAGACCGATTGCCGACATAACAGCCCCAGAGGTTTTAGAGACTCTAAACCGGATTGTTAGCCGTGGATCAATCGAGACTGCCCATCGAGTCAGAAGTTTAATTTCTCAGGTCATGCGCTATGGCATTGTGACAAATCGAGTTACCCATGATGTGACAGTGGGACTGGTGGGAGTCTTGCCCCCATCCCCAGAAAAGCATTTAGCGGCAATTACTAACCCGAAACGATTAGGGCAAGTCCTACGAATGTTTGATGCTTACCCCGGTGGCCTGGTGGTGCGCTGCGCTCTCCAGTTAACTCCACTGCTCTTGATCATTAGAAGCCTTGGTAAAGAATCCCCCCTCGTTGAGCCTAGGATGAAACCAAAACTTTGCAGGGATAGATAATTCTGGGCTATTCTCACGAATCATTACTGTTTACTATTATGATCATTTCTAGAGTTGAGACTAACGCTTAGTGGCTTCCAACAAGGCCTCTCGTAACACTTCATCACTGACCCCATGACGTTTCAAGCTGGCAATTAGGGCCGCAACGGTATCTCCCTCTAAACGTTCCAAATCAGCCCGCAGTCCTTGGCCAATATAGGTGCGGATCAAAGGTTGATAACCCGAAAACCCCAGCAAGGGGGCAATTCGCTTTAAGTCTTCAATCACATCCTCAGGCATCCGAATTGTAATTGCTGTCATTGGACGATTCTTATCGAGTCGCTGTTTAAGAGCCGTAATTTTCATAATCTTGACGCTCCTGACGTGTGGCCTTGCGAGCCGAGATGATCCGGATCATGTCATTTTCTTGCTCAATATAAACAACGTAGAGGAGGCTCCAAGGAGCGTCTAAACCAGATACCCGTTACGCTCTTTGTAATATAGTATTGTTCATAGAAAAGATAGACCTAGTGGATATTAACGTACCAGACTTTATCCATAGAATTTTGATCGGCCTGGTTTAATGCGCTCCACCGATAACATCTGTAAGTACCTCGCTGAAAAATATCCCCAGGCCTTTGCTGAATGGCTACTTGGGGAAAACCTTGGCACAGTCACGCTCCTAAAAACAGAATTAGACTTAGAACCGATCCGGGCTGACTCAGTTACCTTTGTTCAAGTCCAAAATTGCATTCTCCATCTGGAATTTCAGGTTGTCCCTCAAACTCAGCCCCCCCTGCCCTTTCGGATGTTGGACTACTGGGTGAGACTGTATCGCCGCTATCAATCTGCCATTGTCCAAGTGTTGATTCTGCTCAAGCCAACAACTGCCAATGTTCCTGACCAATTTATCACCGCAACTACAACCCATCAGTACCGCGTGCTCAAATTCTGGGAAGAAGATGCCCAGCAATTTTTAGAAAATCCAGCTTTACTACCTTTTGCTGTCCTGGCTAAAGGGGAAAACAGCCAAACCTTGATTCAAGCAGTGGCCCAACGCATTACCGCCCTTGAACCCCCAAGTTTGCGCCAAGAAGTGAGTACGGCAACCCAACTGCTGGCTGGACTAAAGTATGAGAAGGAGTTAATTCAAGCCATTTTTCGGGAGGGCGTGATGCGAGAGTCAGTCATTTATCAGGAAATTCTGGCAGAGGGACGGGCAGAAGGACGACAAGAGGGAGAATCTCAGCTAATTTTGCGCCAACTCAGACGACGGTTTGGAACCTTACCTTCAGACCTAGAGAAAAAAGTGACTAGTCTTTCTTTACTAAAGATTGAAGCTCTCGCTGAGGCAATTTTTGATTTTGCTCAAGTTGAAGATGTCCAGGCCTGGTTGGATCAACATTAATCCCAGTACAATAATATTCAGAAATAAATGCATAAAGTTAAAAACCATCAATTTATTTAAAGACTATAGAGTTATTGAGAGCTAGACATTTTAATGTATTTATCAATAATATTTTAATAGATGAGATAGGTTTTATTTTGTAATTCTGCACATCAATAAAAATATTAAGGAAAAATATGTTAAATAATGAATTATGGACTCTTCGAGTTCCTTTTCAAATGATACCAGGAAAAGGAATTGACGGTTTAGATCAACCATTTGAAGAAAAAATTGGAAATCTAACTATTAAGCTCAGATATGCACAACAATTTTATGTTTTTGAAGTTGAAGGTTTGGAAAGTGAGCAAGCTGACAAAGAGTACCTTAATAAAATATGCATAGGTTTGAGATGGGTAATGTTAAACAGTGATTTAGCCTTCGATATACATACGGATTTCAATGAAGTTATTTATAATCCAACGCATAATTCTGATGGACTTGTTAATATAAATTATCCAACAGTCTATCCATCCAGCAATAAAATTTATACTGTTACTGCTGGCAATGCAGTTGCTACATTATTAACAGATGTTAATTATTTTCACTCATTACTAATTGAAGGACTTGATAAGAATAGTTTTGATATTACCTCTAATAAAAAACTAAATACTGCATTTGAGTTATATAATTTGCATTATTATGAGCACTCAGAAAATGCTCGGTTTTTGATATTGGTAATGGTGCTAGAAGTGCTTAAGACTTCTTGCCCAAAGCAGCAAGTAGTTCAAACTCTAATAGATCGTTGGATTCAATAAATAGAGCTAGAGAAGAATAAATATCATGAAAATTCAGGCGAATATAAAGATTTATTGGCAATAA is a genomic window of Pseudocalidococcus azoricus BACA0444 containing:
- a CDS encoding Rpn family recombination-promoting nuclease/putative transposase; translated protein: MRSTDNICKYLAEKYPQAFAEWLLGENLGTVTLLKTELDLEPIRADSVTFVQVQNCILHLEFQVVPQTQPPLPFRMLDYWVRLYRRYQSAIVQVLILLKPTTANVPDQFITATTTHQYRVLKFWEEDAQQFLENPALLPFAVLAKGENSQTLIQAVAQRITALEPPSLRQEVSTATQLLAGLKYEKELIQAIFREGVMRESVIYQEILAEGRAEGRQEGESQLILRQLRRRFGTLPSDLEKKVTSLSLLKIEALAEAIFDFAQVEDVQAWLDQH
- the purL gene encoding phosphoribosylformylglycinamidine synthase subunit PurL yields the protein MSAASDLAPEFAIDPKQLAAERLTQAEYVEIVNRLGRKPNPAELGMFGVMWSEHCCYKNSRPLLKQFPTTGERILVGPGENAGVVDLGEGLRLAFKIESHNHPSAVEPFQGAATGVGGILRDIFTMGARPIALLNSLRFGDLADPKTQRLVHGVVSGISHYGNCTGIPTVGGEIYFDPVYSGNPLVNVMALGLMETTEIVKSGAGGIGNPVIYVGSTTGRDGMGGASFASAELSEESQADRPAVQVGDPFLEKSLIEACLEAFQTGAIVAAQDMGAAGLTCSTAEMAAKGGVGIDLDLDLIPARESGMIPYEYLLSESQERMLFVAQAGREQEIIDIFQRWELHAVVAGRVIAEPIVRIRHQGEIAAEIPALALAENTPIYHRESLSEPPEYVQKAQAWSVSSLPTASETGIELASGFLSWSEVLLKLLASPTVASKAWVYRQYDQQVQNNTVTGPGGADAAVIRLRPVTGEKLANPYVGVAATVDCNPRYVYLDPYQGAIAAVAEAARNLSCVGAEPLAVTDNLNFGSPEQPLGYWQLSEACRGLSQACRVLNTPVTGGNVSLYNETLDADGKPQAIYPTPVVGMVGRVTDVRKTVGQGWAKSGDLIYLLGEPLTPKTTTEAISLGGSEYLATIHDQVTGKPPYLDLELEQQVQKICREGIAQAWIRTAHDLSEGGIGVALAESCISGNFGATITLPWALSDRISRWDELLFGEGGSRILVAVDPSQKEAWEEYLKTQGNPPIQEIGIVTETAAELQILTADNQALIKVRIEELWDRWANGLGTYLSS
- a CDS encoding Arm DNA-binding domain-containing protein; this encodes MLTELAIRKAKPTEKPQKLFDGGGLYLEVPPKGNKRS
- a CDS encoding tyrosine-type recombinase/integrase, producing the protein MADARQQRDEAKKLLANGIDPSVERKATQAAKFASESGRFEVVAREWFGKFHAQWAASHAKVNMQRLERDVFPWLGDRPIADITAPEVLETLNRIVSRGSIETAHRVRSLISQVMRYGIVTNRVTHDVTVGLVGVLPPSPEKHLAAITNPKRLGQVLRMFDAYPGGLVVRCALQLTPLLLIIRSLGKESPLVEPRMKPKLCRDR